DNA sequence from the Candidatus Planktophila sulfonica genome:
AGTGCGATGATCTTAAGGCGAAGATCGCAGAAGCTGCAGCAGGTCGAGCATTCTGGTTACAAGGTGGAGATTGCGCCGAAACATTTAATTCAGCAACTGCTGATTCAATTCGTAACCGCATCAAGACAATCTTGCAGATGGCTGCTGTATTGCAGTACTACTCAAGCTTGCCTGTCATCAAGGTAGGCCGCATGGCCGGGCAGTTCGCAAAGCCACGCTCCAATGACCTTGAGACTCGTGGCGATGTCACACTTCCTGCATACCGCGGCGATGCTGTAAACGATATTGAATTCACAGAAGCAGCTCGCACCCCAGATCCAAATCGTCTTGTGCGTGTTTACAACACATCTGCTGCAACTCTTAACTTAGTTCGCGCATTTACCCGTGGTGGTTTTGCAGATCTTCGTCAGGTGCACGAATGGAATAAGGGCTTTATCCGCGATTCTAAGTTCGGCGATAAGTACGAGCAGATGGCAAATGAAATCGGTCGCGCACTTTCATTTATGCAATCAGCTGGCGTAGATCCAGAACAGTTCAAGGCTGTTGATTTCTATGCAAGCCACGAAGCTCTCATCATTGAATACGAGAAGGCACTTACTCGTATCGATTCACGTACGCAGCTTCCATACGATGTTTCAGGACACTTCATCTGGATCGGAGAACGCACACGTCAGCTCGATGGCGCACACGTTGATTTCGCATCAAAGGTACGCAATCCAATCGGTATCAAGCTTGGACCAAAGTCGACTGTAGAAGATGCACTCGCACTTATTGCAAAGCTCAATCCAGATAACGAGCCAGGTCGCATCACTTTCATTACACGTATGGGTGCGGGCACGATTCGCCAGGCACTTCCAGCGCTTGTCGAAGGTGTTACAAAGAGCGGCGCGCAAGTTCTCTGGGTATGCGACCCAATGCACGGCAACACTTTTGAATCCAAGAATGGCTACAAGACTCGTAACTTCGAAGATGTTCTCGATGAAGTACGCGGATTCTTTGAAGTCCATAAGAAGCTCGGAACCCACCCGGGTGGAATCCACATTGAGCTCACTGGTGACGATGTCACTGAATGCCTTGGTGGCGGAAACGAAGTATCTGAAAAGGATCTCGAATCACGCTATGAAACAGCATGCGACCCACGCTTGAATCACTCGCAATCACTCGAGCTTTCATTCTTGGTTGCTGAAATGTTGCGCGACCGCTAATTTAGCGAGCGTGACGCTGCTTCTTTCCACCCTTGCAACACCTATCGGTAATCTCAATCTGATTGCAGATCAACACATCCTGCTTGCGGCAAATCTCTCCAATCTCAAGGCGCTCAAAGAGAGCCTAGGTGCCGATGATGCCGCGCACGACATCAAGAGTGTTGCAAAGATTCCTGTCATCACGGATCTGATTAACGATTACTTTGCTGGAGATATCTCAGCGCTTAATTCGATTCAAGTACGTCAACCTGGTGCTCCATTTTCACAAGCAGCGTGGAAGGCGATGAGGAAGGTAAAGCCTGGCGCAGTTATCTCTTACGCTGATCTAGCAGATCGCGCTGGAAGCCCTGCAGCTGTTCGTGCTGCCGGTAGTGCGTGTGCAAAGAATGCAATTGTTCTCATTGTTCCCTGCCATCGCATCGTAAAAACTGGCGGAGCGCTAGGAAATTATGCCTACGGATTAAGTAAGAAAGAGTGGCTACTTCGCCATGAGGGCGCTCTTTAATATTTTTTCCAGGATTTCAATCGCCTGAGAACACTGCGCATCATCGAAATCAAGATGAGTAACAAGACGTGCATAGTGAGGACCCAGTGCGCTAATCCATAGACCAGCTTCTTTGCAGCGCGCAGTTAAATCAGCGGCTGTTATTCCGACCTTTGATAGATCAAGACCCACAATATTTGTCATAACCTTTGCAGGATCTACGAGGGATGCATCAACGGCAGCGAGTGCAACAGCAATCTTCTTTGCGCGAGCATGATCTTCGGCAAGACGAGCAATATTGTTATCAAGAGCGTAATGAGCTGCCGCTGCAATGATTCCTACTTGTCGCATTCCAGCGCCGTAACGTTTTCGCCAGATGCGCGCTTCGCCAACACGTTCCTTCGTTGAAAGCATGACTGAACCGATGGGTGCGCCAAGTCCCTTTGAAAGACAGACGCTAATGGTGTCAAAGTGCTTGCCGTATTCAGCGAAAGAGACACCGGATGCAACATGGGCATTCCAGATGCGTGCGCCATCGAGGTGCATGGCGATTCCGCGTGCACGCGCAGCTGTTGAGAGCTTGGCAATTTCCTCAATCGGCTGAACAGTTCCGCCACCGAAGTTATGTGTGTTCTCAACTGCAATTGCCTTAGTTGAAACCAAATAAGGGCCAGCGTTCTCATGTGCAATAGCTAAAGGATCTTCAGCCTTCAGAAGGCCATCAACTGATGGCCAGGTACGCGTTGTGATTCCGCTAAAAGTTGCCGCAGCTCCAAGTTCGGCTCGGACAATATGTGATCGCGTTTCTACGAGAAGTTCTTCGCCGGGCTTTACCAATGTACGTATAGCTAGCTGGTTAGCAAGTGAACCTGTGGGGGAGAAGAGGCCAGCTTCCTGGCCGAACATTGCAGCAACGCGTTCTTCGAGTGCATTAACGGTTGGATCATCGCCATATACATCATCGCCGACTTCAGCAGATGCCATAGATTCGCGCATTGCAAGGCTGGGCTTAGTGACAGTGTCAGAGCGTAGATCAATAGCCATTTACTTATTCTCCGATGATGAATTCTCAGTGAGAACGATGACGAACATTGCAGTCAGAACCATAAGACCACCAAGGGTAGCTTGAATGGTCAAACGTTCACCACCGAAGATAAATGCAAAGATTGCCGCGAAGACAACTTCCATCGTGAGAATTACGGCAACCTTAGTCGTGGTCATATGCGCCTGAGACCAGGTCTGAACCACAAAGGCAACGGCAGTACAGATAACGGCGGTAAAGATAACGACTGCCCATACGCCTGAATCTGGTGGCGCTGAATAGCCTTCGGGGATTGATGCGATTCCAGAGAGAAGTGCGCAGACTGCAAGCTGTACAACTGTCATCGCATAGACGTCGCGACCCGATGACCATTTACCTAGCGCGATGATGTGAGCACCAAAGAAGAAGGCGCTTGCAAGAACCAGCATCTCTCCAAATCCAACCGAGAAGCCACGGATGGAAAGTAGCCCAAGTCCAACCGTTGCCACAAAGACACAACCCCAAATTAATTTGGTGAGCTTCTCTTTCAGAAAGTAACTAGCTAGCAATGGCGTAAAGACAACATAGAGCCCGGTAACAAAACCTGTGATGGCTGCTCCTGTGCGTGCTAGCCCAAGAGTTTGAAAGATATAGCCCAGCCCTAGAAAAATGCCGGCATAGCTTGCGGGTAGAAGTAACTCGCGATTAAATTTCTTGATCACACTTGGTTTCAAAGCAATCATGACAATGACTGCTAGCGAGAAGCGAGTAAAGAGAAAGTTATTAACGCTCTGACGTTCGATGGCATCTTTCATCACAACAAAGGCCATACCCCACGCAGCAGAAACTGAGAGAAGCGCCCAGGGCGCAAGGCGAATCTTTAAAGCGTGAGATGAACTCATCCACGCAGCTGCTTTAGAAGTGCGATTTCCTCGCCATGTTCAGGTTCCATTCCTGGAGTTTCGAGAATAAGTGGAGCATTCGCTACCGCAGGATGCTTCAGCAATTCCGCGAATGGATCGACTCCGATAAAGCCCTTACCGATATTTTGGTGGCGGTCTTTAAGCGCGCCACAGACATCCATTGAATCATTGGCATGGATAAGTTGAATTCGTTCGATGCCAGCAACTTGAACGAGAAGATCGAGGGTCTCCTTCATTCCACCCTTCTTGGCAATGTCGTGCCCTGCTGCAAAGACGTGACAGGTATCAAGACAGATGCCGACCTTTGGGTGGTATTCCAGAGCTTTCAAGTAGTTCTCTAAATCTTCTAGGCGCTTCACAAGTGATTGACCTTGTCCAGCAGTAGGTTCCAGCAAGAGCATTGGTGCATCATCATCGAGCGCTTCAAGAATAGGCATAACGCCCTTCTTAATCTGCTTCCATGCGTTATCGACGTTATCTTCCTTCACAGCAGATCCTGTGTGAATAACAACTCCGAGTGCGCCAATCTCTTGGCCGCGCTTAAGCGAATAAGCAGTCGATGCCAATGAGTTCTTATATGTATCTTCAGTTGGCGAACCTAAGTTAATGAGAAATGGTGCGTGCACATAAGTTTCAATATCGAGCGCCTCAGCCTTTTCGCGAAAGAGCGCATCAGCTTCATGATTAGTCTCAGGCATCGCCCATCCGCGTGGATTCGATGTAAATACTTGAATTGCTTCAGCTTGTGTTAACTCGGCATATGCAATGGAACGCTTAGCCATTCCTCCTGAAGTAGGAGTATGAGCGCCGATACGTGGCTTTTTTGGTGACTTAGCAGCTGGAGACATTTGCCTACCCTACTGTGATGGTCACCGTACTGCCACGTTTGACCTTGCTTCCCACCTTCGGAGAAATATTTGTCACCTTCTTGACCGCTTTCTTACCGATCTTCTTGACGACGACCTTCAACTCAAGATCCTTCAGGGCTTGAACAGCCTTGGCTTCTTCAATTGAAAATAGGTTAGGGATATATGCATATTGCGTTCCCTTAGAAATAACCAGTGCAACTGCAGAACCCTTATCTGCGGTTGCCCCTCCTGCAGGTTTCTGCGAAATCACTTCTCCAGCAAGACGAGTCTCGCTAAATGCATATGTGGAAGTGACGGCAAATCCTGCATCTTGAAGTTCATTGAGAGCCTGATCTGAGCTCTTTCCGATGTAGGAAGTAAGAGCTACTTGTTCGATTCCCTTAGAAACACGAATCACAACAACAGAGCCGCGCTTTACCTTCTCACCTGACGGTGGATTGGAATCAATGACATAACCCTTTGGGACAGTGGTGCTGAACTCTTCAGAAAGTGGCTTGAGATCCAGTGGCATCTTCGCAATTAGATTTGTTGCTGCCTCGGGTGTAAGCCCCACAACTAATGGAAGAGTAAAACGTTCAGGTCCCTTAGAAACAATAAGTTTCACAGTTCCGCCTGCATCGACGCGACCGCCAGCTTCAGGAAGAGATTGAATGACTCGACCTTCAGCAATATCTTCGCTGAATTGCTTCTCGATAATCAGAGAAGTAAGACCTAGCGGTTCAAGAGCTGCAGATACTTCACTCTGCGATGCGCCAACTGTTGATGGAACGACGACGCGAGAGCCTGGACCAATCAATACATACCAACCAACAATGCCGACGACTACGGCCATAAGCAGAGCAATCTTGCGATTGCGACGAACGCGCTTGCTAGCTTTCTTGCGCTTTCTTACCTCTTCGGTGGTTTCACGAGGTGCAGGAGTCGGGATGCTTTCAGTCAATTCTCTTACCTTTGCTCGCAGTGATTTTCGGGTTGGCTTTGGTCGCATCGGTTCGATGGGAATATCTAGTTCTAGGCTGAGTTGATTCTCTTTAGGACTGAGCGCCTGATTAATGCGCGATAGCTCTTCATGGAAGACCGTTGCATCGCGTGGACGCTCATCTGGATTAGAACTAGTGGCGCGATAGATCAAATCATCGAGTTGCTCTGGAATACCTGAAACTAATGAGCTGATCTTAGGAACACGATTATTGACATGCATGTAGGCAATCTGAATTGGTTCAGCACCTTCAAAAGGTTTTTTGCCTGTAAAGATTTCAAATGCAGTAATTGCTATCGAATAAATATCGCTACGTGAATCTGCGATGCCGCGTTGCACCTGCTCAGGGGAGAGGTAAGAGACGCTACCGAGAATGACGCTGGATTCTGCCGTCATAGTGCCGCCCAGCAAAGGACCCTTTGCTAAACCAAAGTCGGCAATCTTGATACGACCTTCTTTAGAGATCAAGATATTTTCTGGCTTTAAATCGCGGTGAACGATTCCAATTTTGTGGGCGGCCGATAGGGCGCTGAGAACTGGAAGGAGGAACTTGATTCCATCCTTGACTGAAAGGCTTCCTTGTTCGTTGAGATATTCACGAAGCGTATGACCTTCGATCATCTCCATCACTAAGAAGATTGCTGGCGTGCCATTCTGATTCCAGCCTTGATCTTGTACAGCAACAATATTTGGGTGAGATAGAGCGGCAGCAGCTTTCGCTTCGCGGATAAAGCGTTCAACAAATTGTTCATCCTGCGCCAAGTGGGGGTGCATGATTTTGACTGCAACTTTGCGATCCAAACGAGTATCGAGTGCCTCGTAGATGCTGGCCATGCCGCCTGTGGCCATCTGGCGAATGAGTTGGTAACGCCCATCAATGAGCTCGCCGGTCAGGTCAGACATATCCCGAATTCTAGGTAGTCAGTACGAAATCAGCGGCGTTCTGCGTGCCCTCGTCGCGAAAATGTTGCTCTTGTGTGGAAAGCCACTTTTTCATCTGACTCTCTATTTCATTTCCATCACGTTCTAAAACCCTTGCCATTCCTTCTGAATCCTCGATATCAATCCAGATAAGGGCAGCAAGTGAATCGCGAATAGCCATCTGCCCGCTGCCGACTCCTTCAAGGATAAGCAGCTCTGATTTTTCAATTTCAGATGCTTGATTAAATTCGCCGGCGAGCCAGTTATATGTAGAAAGAGATATTGGCTTTGCATCTTTATGGGCGCTCACAAGGTGCGTAAGAACGTCCGTTAATTGCGATGTAAGTGCGTTATCCCAACCGTGATAGAGATCATCCATATGTACTTCAGTGATGGAATAACTCTGGGCGAGAGCAAGCTTTATATCGTGGGCAAGGGTGGTCTTTCCTGCACCTGCTGGCCCATCAATTGCGATGATTGGTTGCGGTACGTCCTTACAGAGATCGGATAGCGCGTCTATGAGATCCATACCAAGTACTCCATCCCAGCGCAGCCATTGCAGTGAACGCTACATAAAGTAGTGTTGTAAAGAGTAACCCTTGTGATGCATAGAGCGCGACGTATCCGGCATCGACAACCAACCACATTGGCCAGCTATCGTACTTTTCATAAACCATCAGAATCTGTGCAGCGAGTGAACCAAAGAAGAGAAGTGCATCAACGTAGGTAGATGCAGCCCCTGCCCATTTCAAGACTGGGCCGAGTGCAAGTGTTGCAACCAAAATTGCACCGACTGTATACAGGCGATACTTATTTTTGAATGGACCAGGCTTTGCACCTGTTGGTTCCCAGCCATACCAACCAGCAATTGCTGCTGCGATAAAGACTAACTGCAGCGCAGCGCTTGCATAAAGTTTGTAATGTAAGAAGAAGAGACCATACAAAACACTACTGAGCGCCCACCAAGGCCAAGTAATTCTCTTTGCTGTAATACCGAGTGCTACACCGATAAATGAAACTACTGATGCAATAAATTCGAGATAAGAGACTTCATAAGTCCAGGCGGTGAAAAAGGTGGAATACATCTATCCTCATTTCTAGATCCGCATTACCGGAACAGTCAGACGGTCGACTTCGATGAAGTCCTCTCAGCCACTGTGGCTCCCGTTATGTATAACTTTAGCGAATACGAGCAGCAATTGCCTGAATGTAGGCAGCTCCTGCAACGCGTGCGCGGCGAGCAGTTGAAGTCTTTGCTCGCTTATTGAAGATGTCATAGCCAATTGCTTCGACTTCATCGACGATTCCGCAATACAACTCGCTCGCTGCACGAATACAGGGACGAGATTCCTTATCCAAGTAAGCAATCCCGATATCGGCTTCTCGCTGTAATTGACGAACGCGAGCGATTTGGAACTTCAGCGCAGCAGTGATTTCAGGGGTTAAGACGCGACGTTCCAACATGGCGCGATCTACTCCGAATTGAGCAAGCTCTTGAAGAGGTAAATACACGCGACCACGATCGAGATCCTCGTTCACGTCGCGAATAAAGTTGGCGAGCTGGAAGGCGATACCTAACTTCTTCGCGGCCTCGTATGCGCGCTCATCTGAGTAACCCAAAATTGGGACCATCTCAAGACCGATGACAGCAGCAGAACCGTAGACATACTCAAGAAGATCTTCATATCTCTGATATTCGGTGACGGTTAAATCCATCTCCATGGAGTGCAAGAAATCAACAAAGTATTGGTGGGGGATATCAAACTTACGAGCGGTATCAACGAGTGCGCGACCTATGTGATCGGTACTTGTACCCGACTTAAGGTCTGCAAGAACTCCGCTGCTCCAAGAACGCAACGCTTCAGCTTTCTCTGTTGGAGAAAGAGTGGAAGCTAGATCATCAACGATTTCATCGGCATAGCGAGCAAAACCGTAGAGAGCATGTACGTATGGACGCTTATTCTTGGGAAGAAGCAGGGTTGCTAAGTAGTAAGTCTTGCCATGCAACGAGTTAAGTCGTTTGCACTCTTCATAACTTGCTGCAAGAGCTTGATCCATTTACTTAACCGGACCCACAATTCGTTCAGCTGCCAAACGTCCTGAGATAAGAACCATTGGAACGCCAACGCCTGGTTGAGTTCCGCTACCTGCGAAGACAACATTTTCAAATCCAGCTGCCATATTGCGTGGTCTAAATGGACCTGTCTGGAAGAAGGTATGTGCGCTAGCAAATGGTGCACCGCGCTCCATTCCTTGTGCCTGCCAATCAAGGGGAGTAGTCATAACTTCTGTTTCGATGGCATCGCCAAAACCTGTATATCCACGGTCTTCAAGAGTCTGAATCATCTGATCGCGATAAGGCTTTGCCTGCTTGGTCCAATCGATATCTGCATCCAAGTTAGGTGTTGGGTACAAGATGTAATAAGACTGCTTTCCGGCAGGTGCAAGAGATGGATCGTCATGAGTTGGCACAGTCACCAACACAGAAGGATCTGTCATTAGAACCTTCTTATTGATGAGTTCGTCAAAGACGCCATCCCAAGATTCGCCGAAGTGAATATTGTGGTGAGCAATATGGTCATACTTCTTAGATGAACCAACGAGCAGAGTTGCACATGATGGTGAGTAGTTAAGACGCTTGATATTAAGTGGTGTCTTACCTAGCAAGTCACGCCATACAACTGGCAAATCTGGGTTCATCACAACGACATCGCACTCAATGCGTTCGCCGGTATTTGTTGTGACAGCCTTGACGCGACCGTTCTGCTTATCAAGGCCAGTAACGGTTGTGTTGTACTTAAATTCAACGCCGTGCTTCTGAGCAGCAGCGGCTAGAGCGCGTGGAACTGCATGCATTCCGCCCTTAGGGAAGAAGACACCGTTTACTGAATCCATATAGGCAATGACTGCATAAATTGCCAAGGCTTGCTGTGGGCTAACGCCGGCATACATAGCCTGGAATGAGTAAACCTTCTGAAGACGTGGGTCCTTGAGGTACTGATTGACCTTTGGCTGTAAATGTCTGAAACCACCGAGAGCAATGAGGCGAGCCAAGTTAGGAGTCAGAAGATTAAGCGGTGAATCGATGTTCTTATCGATGAAGTCATGCATCTCGTACTTGTAAAGCTTGGTGACGAAATCTACGTATCGGCGGTAACCCAAAGCTTCTTCAGGTGAAACCTTCTCGCGGATCTCTTCTTCCATCTGCGCAGTATTTGCATGGACATCAATCTGAGATCCATCTGCGTAGAAAGCGCGATACAGAGGTGAAAGAGGCATGAGTTCAAGCCAATCCTTCATATCTTCACCCACGCAACTAAAGGCATCTTGAATAAGTGAAGGCATTGTTAAAACAGTTGGACCAGTATCGAATGAGTATCCATCCTTATTGAGCAGACCATTACGCCCACCAGGTACGGCTTCACGTTCAATCACTGTGACTTTACGGCCAGCACCTGCAAGGCGTAGCGCTGCACTGAGTCCACCCAGACCTGCGCCAACTACGACAACGTGATCTGTGGGTCCCTTAACGGTTCTTGTCATTAGTAGCTCCTACGGATTGCGGTCTCAGCGAGAGCTAAGAGAAATGGACGTGCATTTTCGTTAATCGCTGCAGAATTTGCTGCAGCTACTGATTCTTCACCGAGGCGGTCGATCAATTTTTCTACATCGGCGATTGCGCCGGTATCCATGATGAGCGCACGAAGTGACTCGATTTTTTCTGCAGAGAGGTCAGGCTTACCAAGATTGGCTGAAAGTTCTGCGCGGGCAGCATCCGTTGCCTTCTCCATGGTCATCGCCATCAATACTGTGCGCTTTCCTTCGCGTAAGTCATCTCCTGCAGGCTTGCCCGTAGTTTCAGGATCTCCAAAGATGCCGAGTATGTCATCGCGCAATTGGAATGCTTCACCGAGTGGAAGGCCGTATGCAGAAAGTACGTTGAGAAGTTCAGAATGCTCAGTCGCTGATG
Encoded proteins:
- the pknB gene encoding Stk1 family PASTA domain-containing Ser/Thr kinase; translation: MSDLTGELIDGRYQLIRQMATGGMASIYEALDTRLDRKVAVKIMHPHLAQDEQFVERFIREAKAAAALSHPNIVAVQDQGWNQNGTPAIFLVMEMIEGHTLREYLNEQGSLSVKDGIKFLLPVLSALSAAHKIGIVHRDLKPENILISKEGRIKIADFGLAKGPLLGGTMTAESSVILGSVSYLSPEQVQRGIADSRSDIYSIAITAFEIFTGKKPFEGAEPIQIAYMHVNNRVPKISSLVSGIPEQLDDLIYRATSSNPDERPRDATVFHEELSRINQALSPKENQLSLELDIPIEPMRPKPTRKSLRAKVRELTESIPTPAPRETTEEVRKRKKASKRVRRNRKIALLMAVVVGIVGWYVLIGPGSRVVVPSTVGASQSEVSAALEPLGLTSLIIEKQFSEDIAEGRVIQSLPEAGGRVDAGGTVKLIVSKGPERFTLPLVVGLTPEAATNLIAKMPLDLKPLSEEFSTTVPKGYVIDSNPPSGEKVKRGSVVVIRVSKGIEQVALTSYIGKSSDQALNELQDAGFAVTSTYAFSETRLAGEVISQKPAGGATADKGSAVALVISKGTQYAYIPNLFSIEEAKAVQALKDLELKVVVKKIGKKAVKKVTNISPKVGSKVKRGSTVTITVG
- a CDS encoding deoxyribonuclease IV yields the protein MSPAAKSPKKPRIGAHTPTSGGMAKRSIAYAELTQAEAIQVFTSNPRGWAMPETNHEADALFREKAEALDIETYVHAPFLINLGSPTEDTYKNSLASTAYSLKRGQEIGALGVVIHTGSAVKEDNVDNAWKQIKKGVMPILEALDDDAPMLLLEPTAGQGQSLVKRLEDLENYLKALEYHPKVGICLDTCHVFAAGHDIAKKGGMKETLDLLVQVAGIERIQLIHANDSMDVCGALKDRHQNIGKGFIGVDPFAELLKHPAVANAPLILETPGMEPEHGEEIALLKQLRG
- a CDS encoding threonine aldolase family protein, producing MAIDLRSDTVTKPSLAMRESMASAEVGDDVYGDDPTVNALEERVAAMFGQEAGLFSPTGSLANQLAIRTLVKPGEELLVETRSHIVRAELGAAATFSGITTRTWPSVDGLLKAEDPLAIAHENAGPYLVSTKAIAVENTHNFGGGTVQPIEEIAKLSTAARARGIAMHLDGARIWNAHVASGVSFAEYGKHFDTISVCLSKGLGAPIGSVMLSTKERVGEARIWRKRYGAGMRQVGIIAAAAHYALDNNIARLAEDHARAKKIAVALAAVDASLVDPAKVMTNIVGLDLSKVGITAADLTARCKEAGLWISALGPHYARLVTHLDFDDAQCSQAIEILEKILKSALMAK
- a CDS encoding class II 3-deoxy-7-phosphoheptulonate synthase, with the protein product MNTSSSQLDNLFDPSLVAAQQPNWPGGHDGEQMKKAVADLRALPPLVFAGECDDLKAKIAEAAAGRAFWLQGGDCAETFNSATADSIRNRIKTILQMAAVLQYYSSLPVIKVGRMAGQFAKPRSNDLETRGDVTLPAYRGDAVNDIEFTEAARTPDPNRLVRVYNTSAATLNLVRAFTRGGFADLRQVHEWNKGFIRDSKFGDKYEQMANEIGRALSFMQSAGVDPEQFKAVDFYASHEALIIEYEKALTRIDSRTQLPYDVSGHFIWIGERTRQLDGAHVDFASKVRNPIGIKLGPKSTVEDALALIAKLNPDNEPGRITFITRMGAGTIRQALPALVEGVTKSGAQVLWVCDPMHGNTFESKNGYKTRNFEDVLDEVRGFFEVHKKLGTHPGGIHIELTGDDVTECLGGGNEVSEKDLESRYETACDPRLNHSQSLELSFLVAEMLRDR
- a CDS encoding phytoene/squalene synthase family protein, which gives rise to MDQALAASYEECKRLNSLHGKTYYLATLLLPKNKRPYVHALYGFARYADEIVDDLASTLSPTEKAEALRSWSSGVLADLKSGTSTDHIGRALVDTARKFDIPHQYFVDFLHSMEMDLTVTEYQRYEDLLEYVYGSAAVIGLEMVPILGYSDERAYEAAKKLGIAFQLANFIRDVNEDLDRGRVYLPLQELAQFGVDRAMLERRVLTPEITAALKFQIARVRQLQREADIGIAYLDKESRPCIRAASELYCGIVDEVEAIGYDIFNKRAKTSTARRARVAGAAYIQAIAARIR
- the pnuC gene encoding nicotinamide riboside transporter PnuC — protein: MYSTFFTAWTYEVSYLEFIASVVSFIGVALGITAKRITWPWWALSSVLYGLFFLHYKLYASAALQLVFIAAAIAGWYGWEPTGAKPGPFKNKYRLYTVGAILVATLALGPVLKWAGAASTYVDALLFFGSLAAQILMVYEKYDSWPMWLVVDAGYVALYASQGLLFTTLLYVAFTAMAALGWSTWYGSHRRAIRSL
- a CDS encoding uridine kinase family protein, with the protein product MDLIDALSDLCKDVPQPIIAIDGPAGAGKTTLAHDIKLALAQSYSITEVHMDDLYHGWDNALTSQLTDVLTHLVSAHKDAKPISLSTYNWLAGEFNQASEIEKSELLILEGVGSGQMAIRDSLAALIWIDIEDSEGMARVLERDGNEIESQMKKWLSTQEQHFRDEGTQNAADFVLTT
- a CDS encoding methylated-DNA--[protein]-cysteine S-methyltransferase, with the translated sequence MTLLLSTLATPIGNLNLIADQHILLAANLSNLKALKESLGADDAAHDIKSVAKIPVITDLINDYFAGDISALNSIQVRQPGAPFSQAAWKAMRKVKPGAVISYADLADRAGSPAAVRAAGSACAKNAIVLIVPCHRIVKTGGALGNYAYGLSKKEWLLRHEGAL
- the crtI gene encoding phytoene desaturase family protein, coding for MTRTVKGPTDHVVVVGAGLGGLSAALRLAGAGRKVTVIEREAVPGGRNGLLNKDGYSFDTGPTVLTMPSLIQDAFSCVGEDMKDWLELMPLSPLYRAFYADGSQIDVHANTAQMEEEIREKVSPEEALGYRRYVDFVTKLYKYEMHDFIDKNIDSPLNLLTPNLARLIALGGFRHLQPKVNQYLKDPRLQKVYSFQAMYAGVSPQQALAIYAVIAYMDSVNGVFFPKGGMHAVPRALAAAAQKHGVEFKYNTTVTGLDKQNGRVKAVTTNTGERIECDVVVMNPDLPVVWRDLLGKTPLNIKRLNYSPSCATLLVGSSKKYDHIAHHNIHFGESWDGVFDELINKKVLMTDPSVLVTVPTHDDPSLAPAGKQSYYILYPTPNLDADIDWTKQAKPYRDQMIQTLEDRGYTGFGDAIETEVMTTPLDWQAQGMERGAPFASAHTFFQTGPFRPRNMAAGFENVVFAGSGTQPGVGVPMVLISGRLAAERIVGPVK
- a CDS encoding DMT family transporter, with amino-acid sequence MSSSHALKIRLAPWALLSVSAAWGMAFVVMKDAIERQSVNNFLFTRFSLAVIVMIALKPSVIKKFNRELLLPASYAGIFLGLGYIFQTLGLARTGAAITGFVTGLYVVFTPLLASYFLKEKLTKLIWGCVFVATVGLGLLSIRGFSVGFGEMLVLASAFFFGAHIIALGKWSSGRDVYAMTVVQLAVCALLSGIASIPEGYSAPPDSGVWAVVIFTAVICTAVAFVVQTWSQAHMTTTKVAVILTMEVVFAAIFAFIFGGERLTIQATLGGLMVLTAMFVIVLTENSSSENK